From a region of the Kaistia sp. 32K genome:
- a CDS encoding ABC transporter permease: protein MSAILDILASAGLWAAVLRIATPLILGTLGALLCERSGVLNLGIEGIMTFGAMIGWLAVYNGADLWTGFLLAALAGGVFGLLHAGLTVTLGLSQHVAGLGVTLFAASFSYYVFRLAVPVAGTPPTIIPFQPISIPGLSDLPVLGPAFFAQTPPTYLAILLALVLAYVLFRTPLGLAIRMTGENPHAAEAQGINPMVVRYGAVIVGSALMGMAGAFLTLAAFNSFFPTMVQGRGWICIALVVFASWRPERALLGALLFAFFDGFQLRLQTALGGTVPYQLFLMIPYILSIAALAIMARRARVPQALMQPYRRGER, encoded by the coding sequence ATGAGCGCCATCCTCGACATCTTGGCCTCCGCCGGGCTCTGGGCGGCAGTGCTCCGGATCGCAACGCCGTTGATCCTCGGTACGCTCGGCGCCTTGTTGTGCGAGCGCTCGGGCGTGCTCAATCTCGGCATCGAGGGCATCATGACCTTCGGCGCGATGATCGGCTGGCTCGCCGTCTACAATGGCGCGGACCTCTGGACTGGCTTCCTGCTCGCTGCTCTGGCCGGTGGTGTTTTCGGGCTCCTGCATGCGGGCCTGACGGTCACGCTCGGACTGTCGCAGCATGTCGCCGGACTGGGCGTGACGCTGTTCGCGGCAAGCTTCAGCTATTACGTCTTTCGCCTCGCCGTGCCGGTCGCCGGAACGCCGCCGACCATCATCCCGTTCCAGCCGATCTCCATCCCCGGCCTCAGCGACCTTCCCGTGCTCGGCCCCGCTTTCTTCGCCCAGACGCCTCCGACCTATCTGGCGATCCTGCTCGCCCTCGTGCTGGCCTATGTCCTCTTCCGTACGCCGCTTGGCCTTGCGATCCGCATGACGGGCGAGAACCCGCATGCGGCCGAGGCGCAGGGGATCAACCCGATGGTCGTGCGCTACGGCGCCGTGATCGTCGGCAGCGCGCTGATGGGAATGGCCGGCGCCTTCCTGACGCTCGCGGCCTTCAACAGCTTCTTTCCGACCATGGTGCAGGGCCGCGGCTGGATCTGCATCGCCCTCGTCGTGTTCGCCTCCTGGCGACCGGAACGGGCGCTACTCGGCGCCTTGCTCTTCGCCTTCTTCGACGGCTTCCAGCTGCGTCTCCAGACGGCGCTGGGCGGAACCGTGCCTTATCAGCTATTCCTAATGATACCTTACATCCTGTCGATCGCGGCGCTCGCTATCATGGCGCGGCGTGCCCGCGTGCCGCAGGCCCTGATGCAACCCTATCGGCGTGGCGAGCGCTGA
- a CDS encoding amidohydrolase family protein yields the protein MFDLILRNANLPDGRQGLDIGLSDGKITAIERHLEASAKEEIDATGRLASPPFCDPHFHMDATLSLGLPRMNVSGTLLEGIALWGELRPLLTKEALVERALRYCDLAVSQGLLFIRSHVDTSDPRLVTAEALIEVRERVAPYINLQLVAFPQDGYYRAADGEKSLQRALDMGLDIVGGIPHFERTMEDGRRSLEALCRIAAERGLPVDIHCDESDDPMSRHIETLAAETVRHGLQGRVAGSHLTSMHSMDNYYVSKLIPLMAEAEINVIPNPLINIMLQGRHDTYPKRRGMTRVRELMDAGLNVSFGQDCTMDPWYSMGSADMLEVGHMAIHVAQMGGIEDKKKIFEALTVNSAKTMGLEGYGLEVGCNADLIVLQAADVVEALRLKPTRLWVVKGGKVISRSAPRIGELFLEGRPTKIDPGLDYLPAR from the coding sequence ATGTTCGACCTGATCCTCCGCAACGCCAACCTGCCCGATGGTCGCCAGGGCCTGGATATCGGCCTCTCCGACGGCAAGATCACCGCGATCGAGAGGCATCTCGAGGCATCGGCGAAAGAGGAGATCGATGCGACCGGCAGGCTGGCCAGCCCGCCCTTCTGTGATCCGCATTTCCACATGGACGCGACGCTTTCGCTCGGCCTGCCGCGCATGAACGTCTCCGGCACGCTGCTGGAAGGCATCGCGCTCTGGGGCGAGCTGCGGCCGCTTCTCACCAAGGAAGCGCTGGTCGAACGCGCGCTGCGCTACTGCGACCTCGCCGTCAGCCAGGGCCTGCTGTTCATCCGCAGCCATGTCGACACCTCCGATCCGAGGCTAGTCACGGCGGAAGCGCTGATCGAGGTCCGCGAGCGGGTGGCGCCCTACATCAATCTGCAGCTCGTGGCCTTCCCGCAGGACGGCTACTACCGCGCAGCGGATGGTGAGAAATCCCTGCAGCGCGCGCTCGACATGGGCCTCGACATCGTCGGCGGCATCCCGCATTTCGAGCGGACGATGGAGGATGGCCGCCGCTCGCTGGAGGCGCTCTGCCGCATCGCCGCCGAGCGCGGGCTTCCCGTCGACATCCATTGCGACGAGAGCGATGACCCGATGTCGCGCCATATCGAGACGCTGGCAGCCGAGACCGTGCGCCACGGCCTGCAGGGACGGGTGGCGGGATCGCACCTGACATCCATGCACTCGATGGACAACTACTACGTCTCGAAGCTTATTCCGCTGATGGCCGAGGCCGAGATCAACGTGATCCCCAATCCGCTGATCAACATCATGCTGCAGGGGCGCCACGATACCTATCCGAAGCGCCGCGGCATGACCCGCGTGCGCGAGCTGATGGATGCGGGGCTCAACGTCTCCTTCGGCCAGGACTGCACCATGGATCCCTGGTACTCGATGGGCTCCGCCGACATGCTGGAAGTCGGCCACATGGCCATCCATGTCGCGCAGATGGGCGGCATCGAGGACAAGAAGAAGATCTTTGAGGCGCTGACGGTCAACTCGGCCAAGACCATGGGGCTCGAAGGCTACGGGCTGGAGGTCGGCTGCAACGCCGATCTCATCGTGCTGCAGGCCGCCGATGTCGTCGAGGCGCTCCGGCTCAAGCCGACGCGACTTTGGGTCGTGAAGGGCGGCAAGGTGATTTCCCGAAGCGCGCCGCGCATCGGCGAGCTCTTCCTTGAGGGTCGACCGACGAAAATCGATCCCGGTCTGGACTACCTGCCGGCGCGCTGA
- a CDS encoding ABC transporter ATP-binding protein, whose product MNKPVLEIVGVSKRFGTTLANDDISLTLGKGEIVALLGENGAGKTTLMSILFGHYVPDSGHVLVDGQELPQGKPRAAIRAGIGMVHQHFALAPNLTVLENVTTGTESLWSPRSHRAEARAKLLAISQRFGLKVDPDARLGDLSVGEQQRVEILKALYNEARILVLDEPTAVLTQIEAERLFATLKDMAAHGLSLIFISHKLDEVMSTADRVVVLRGGRHVAERRASETSKSELAELMVGRTVTRPVREPSTPGELVLEAAAVTVRSGGVDRLKAIDFRLRAGEVLGIIGVSGNGQAALAQLLSGTTAKASGDLLLYGQAVDALSVADVVAAGIGRIPEDRNKEGAIGEMAIWENAILERLASFSGRGLVDRKRAVAFAQEIIDQFDVRGGTPASRIRLLSGGNMQKLILGRNLIERPRILLAAQPARGLDEGAVAAVHERLLDARRQGTAVLLISEDLDEVMALADRIQAIVGGRLSPPISAEEASARKLGLMMAGEWENEVTHAV is encoded by the coding sequence ATGAACAAGCCGGTTCTCGAAATCGTCGGCGTCAGCAAGCGGTTCGGCACGACGCTCGCCAACGACGACATCTCGCTGACGCTCGGCAAGGGCGAGATCGTGGCGTTGCTCGGCGAGAACGGCGCCGGCAAGACCACGCTGATGAGCATTCTCTTCGGCCACTACGTGCCGGACAGCGGCCATGTCCTGGTTGACGGGCAGGAACTGCCACAGGGCAAGCCGCGCGCGGCGATCCGCGCCGGCATCGGCATGGTTCACCAGCATTTCGCCCTGGCGCCGAACCTCACCGTGCTTGAGAACGTCACGACGGGCACGGAAAGCCTGTGGTCGCCGCGCTCGCACCGGGCCGAGGCGCGCGCCAAGCTGCTCGCCATATCGCAGCGTTTCGGCCTGAAGGTGGATCCGGACGCAAGGCTTGGCGACCTTTCCGTCGGCGAGCAGCAGCGGGTCGAGATCCTGAAGGCCCTCTACAATGAGGCGCGGATTCTCGTTCTCGACGAACCGACGGCGGTGCTGACCCAGATCGAGGCCGAGCGGCTTTTCGCGACGCTGAAGGATATGGCGGCGCATGGCCTGTCGCTGATCTTCATCTCCCACAAGCTGGACGAGGTCATGTCGACGGCGGACCGCGTGGTGGTCCTGCGCGGCGGCCGCCATGTTGCGGAACGCCGGGCTTCCGAGACCAGCAAGTCCGAACTCGCCGAGCTGATGGTCGGCCGCACCGTGACGCGACCTGTCCGCGAGCCCTCGACGCCGGGAGAACTGGTCCTTGAGGCGGCTGCCGTGACCGTTCGTTCCGGCGGCGTGGACAGGCTGAAGGCGATCGATTTCCGTCTTCGCGCCGGCGAGGTGCTGGGCATCATCGGCGTTTCCGGCAATGGACAGGCCGCCCTGGCGCAATTGCTGTCGGGCACGACCGCGAAGGCCAGCGGCGACCTGCTGCTGTACGGCCAGGCGGTCGACGCCCTTTCGGTCGCCGACGTTGTTGCCGCGGGGATCGGCCGCATTCCGGAAGACCGGAACAAGGAAGGCGCCATCGGCGAAATGGCGATCTGGGAAAATGCGATCCTCGAAAGGCTGGCTTCCTTCTCGGGCCGCGGGCTGGTGGATCGCAAGCGCGCCGTCGCCTTCGCGCAGGAGATCATCGACCAGTTCGACGTCCGCGGCGGAACGCCGGCGAGCCGCATCCGCCTGCTCTCCGGCGGCAACATGCAGAAGCTGATCCTGGGGCGCAACCTGATCGAAAGGCCGCGGATCCTGCTGGCGGCGCAACCGGCGCGAGGGCTGGACGAAGGTGCGGTCGCAGCCGTTCACGAGCGCCTCCTGGACGCGCGGCGGCAGGGAACGGCCGTGCTGCTGATCTCGGAGGACCTGGACGAGGTGATGGCGCTCGCCGATCGGATCCAGGCCATCGTCGGCGGCAGGCTTTCGCCACCGATCTCAGCCGAAGAGGCTTCGGCGCGCAAACTCGGACTGATGATGGCAGGCGAATGGGAGAACGAGGTGACCCATGCGGTTTGA
- the nadC gene encoding carboxylating nicotinate-nucleotide diphosphorylase translates to MPLNPLPRVMIEPVVRAALLEDLGRAGDLTSDAIVPADATATMVLATRQPGVLAGLDVAALAFELIDQRIEVIVAKPDGSPLSAGDVVATVRGPARALLTAERTALNFLCHLSGIATHTATVVEAVRGHKASIVCTRKTTPGLRALEKYAVRAGGGGNHRFGLDDAVLIKDNHIAISGDIRTAIERARAGVGHMVRIEVEVDTLEQLDLALAAGVDAVLLDNMSVAQLTEAVARVNGRAITEASGRVTAQTAPAVAATGVDLISVGWITHSAPILDIGLDYP, encoded by the coding sequence ATGCCCCTGAACCCGCTGCCGCGCGTGATGATCGAGCCGGTGGTGCGCGCCGCCCTGCTGGAGGATCTCGGACGCGCCGGCGATCTCACCAGCGATGCGATCGTGCCGGCGGATGCGACCGCGACGATGGTGCTCGCGACGCGTCAGCCGGGCGTGCTCGCCGGCCTCGACGTCGCCGCCCTCGCCTTCGAGCTGATCGACCAGAGGATCGAGGTCATCGTGGCCAAGCCTGACGGCTCCCCCCTCTCGGCCGGCGACGTCGTCGCGACGGTGCGCGGACCGGCCCGCGCCCTGCTCACCGCCGAGCGGACGGCGCTCAACTTCCTCTGCCATCTGAGCGGCATCGCCACCCATACCGCGACGGTGGTCGAGGCCGTCCGGGGCCACAAGGCCAGTATCGTTTGCACGCGCAAGACCACGCCGGGCCTGCGGGCGCTGGAGAAATACGCCGTGCGCGCCGGCGGCGGCGGCAATCATCGCTTCGGCCTCGACGACGCCGTGCTCATCAAGGACAACCACATCGCGATCTCGGGCGATATCCGCACCGCCATCGAACGGGCGCGCGCCGGCGTCGGCCACATGGTCCGGATCGAGGTAGAGGTCGATACGCTGGAGCAGCTCGACCTGGCGCTCGCAGCCGGCGTCGACGCCGTCCTGCTCGACAACATGTCCGTCGCGCAACTGACCGAGGCGGTGGCGAGGGTCAACGGCCGCGCGATCACCGAGGCGTCCGGCCGCGTCACGGCGCAGACGGCCCCGGCCGTCGCGGCGACCGGCGTCGACCTGATTTCCGTCGGCTGGATCACCCATAGCGCGCCAATCCTGGATATCGGGCTGGATTACCCATAG
- a CDS encoding adenosylmethionine--8-amino-7-oxononanoate transaminase: MSRSAVWHPFTQHAIEPAPPMIARTEGAYVETQDGKRLLDAISSWWVITHGHRHPRIQEAIRHTTETLDQVIFAGLSHEPAERLASALVEMAPAGLDWVFYSDSGSTSVEVALKMALGFHRHNGAPRSRIVVMEHGYHGDTIGTMSVGARGVFNVAYEPLLFQVDTIPFPAASQEQETLDAFERLARDRGVAALIVEPLVLGAGGMKMYPASVLAELKRIAESSGTLLIADEVMTGWGRCGTLFACEQAGVAPDILCTSKGLTGGSLPLAATLATDAIFRAHYSSDRARTFFHSSSYTANPIACAAALANVEIWNDEPVAERVAALARMQAERVARFDGDPRFENIRTTGTIAALDLRVGSAGYLAEVGPALRSFFLERGLLMRPLGNVLYVLPPYCVTSGELDRLYNAIDEAAGLAGDER; the protein is encoded by the coding sequence ATGAGCCGCTCCGCCGTCTGGCATCCGTTCACCCAGCATGCCATCGAGCCGGCGCCGCCGATGATCGCGCGCACCGAGGGCGCCTATGTCGAGACGCAGGACGGCAAGCGTCTGCTCGACGCGATCTCGTCCTGGTGGGTCATCACGCACGGCCACCGTCACCCGAGGATCCAGGAAGCCATCCGGCACACGACCGAGACGCTCGATCAGGTGATCTTCGCCGGCCTCAGCCACGAGCCGGCCGAACGACTGGCTTCGGCGCTGGTCGAGATGGCGCCGGCGGGCCTCGACTGGGTCTTCTATTCCGACAGCGGCTCTACCAGCGTCGAAGTCGCGCTCAAGATGGCGCTCGGCTTTCACCGGCACAACGGCGCGCCTCGGTCGCGCATCGTCGTCATGGAGCACGGCTATCACGGCGACACCATCGGCACGATGAGCGTCGGCGCGCGCGGCGTCTTCAACGTCGCCTATGAGCCGCTGCTGTTTCAGGTCGACACCATCCCCTTCCCGGCCGCGAGCCAGGAGCAGGAAACGCTCGACGCCTTCGAAAGGCTGGCGCGCGACCGCGGCGTCGCCGCGCTGATCGTCGAGCCGCTCGTGCTCGGTGCCGGCGGCATGAAGATGTATCCGGCCTCGGTCCTCGCCGAACTGAAGCGCATTGCCGAGAGCTCGGGGACGCTGCTCATCGCCGACGAGGTGATGACCGGCTGGGGCCGCTGCGGCACCCTGTTTGCCTGCGAGCAGGCGGGGGTCGCGCCCGATATCCTGTGCACGTCCAAGGGCCTGACGGGCGGTTCGCTGCCGCTCGCGGCGACGCTTGCCACCGACGCGATCTTCCGCGCGCACTATTCCAGCGACCGGGCCAGGACCTTCTTCCATTCGAGCTCGTACACGGCGAACCCGATCGCCTGCGCCGCCGCGCTCGCCAATGTCGAGATCTGGAACGACGAGCCCGTGGCGGAGCGCGTGGCCGCGCTGGCGCGGATGCAGGCGGAGCGGGTTGCCCGGTTCGACGGAGATCCGCGCTTCGAGAACATCCGCACGACCGGCACCATCGCCGCGCTCGACCTCCGCGTCGGCAGCGCCGGCTATCTGGCCGAGGTCGGCCCAGCGCTGCGCAGCTTCTTCCTCGAGCGCGGATTGCTGATGCGGCCGCTCGGCAATGTCCTCTACGTGCTGCCGCCCTATTGCGTGACATCGGGCGAGCTCGACCGTCTCTATAACGCCATCGACGAGGCGGCCGGGCTCGCGGGCGACGAGCGATGA
- the nadA gene encoding quinolinate synthase NadA — MPVSLPTAASLYDRVRRVIPPVEWPAFTDDIDAILALKRERNAVILAHNYQTPEIFHCVADIVGDSLALARKAMTVDADVIVLAGVHFMAETAKLLNPGKTVLIPDQDAGCSLAESITASDVRLMRQRYPGVPIVTYVNTSAAVKAESDVCCTSGNALAVVESLGVPRVIMLPDEYLAQNIAAQTKVEIIAWKGHCEVHERFTPADIHELREAHPGVTVLAHPECPPEVVAVADFAGSTAAMSDYVGRHKPARVVLVTECSMSDNVAVEHPDVDFVRPCNLCPHMKRITLANIRTALEENRHAVEIDPGVADRARRAVERMLAI; from the coding sequence ATGCCTGTCTCGCTCCCCACCGCCGCATCGCTCTATGATCGCGTGCGACGGGTCATTCCGCCGGTGGAATGGCCTGCTTTCACCGACGACATCGACGCCATCCTGGCGCTGAAGCGCGAGCGCAACGCCGTCATCCTCGCGCATAATTACCAGACGCCCGAGATCTTCCATTGCGTGGCCGACATCGTCGGCGACAGCCTGGCGCTGGCGCGCAAGGCGATGACGGTCGACGCCGACGTCATCGTGCTCGCCGGCGTGCATTTCATGGCCGAGACGGCCAAGCTCCTCAATCCCGGCAAGACGGTGCTCATTCCGGATCAGGACGCCGGCTGTTCGCTGGCGGAATCCATCACGGCTTCGGACGTGCGCCTGATGCGGCAGCGTTATCCCGGCGTGCCGATCGTCACCTACGTGAACACCTCCGCCGCGGTGAAGGCTGAGTCCGACGTCTGCTGCACGTCCGGCAATGCGCTGGCAGTGGTGGAATCGCTCGGCGTGCCGCGCGTCATCATGCTGCCGGACGAATATCTGGCCCAGAACATCGCGGCGCAGACGAAGGTCGAGATCATCGCCTGGAAGGGGCACTGCGAGGTGCATGAGCGCTTCACGCCCGCCGACATCCACGAGCTGCGCGAGGCGCATCCCGGCGTCACCGTGCTCGCCCATCCCGAGTGTCCGCCGGAGGTTGTCGCAGTAGCAGATTTCGCCGGCTCGACCGCGGCGATGTCCGACTATGTCGGCAGGCATAAGCCGGCGCGCGTCGTGCTGGTGACCGAATGCTCGATGAGCGACAACGTCGCCGTCGAGCATCCCGACGTCGATTTCGTGCGGCCCTGCAATCTCTGCCCGCACATGAAGCGCATCACGCTCGCCAACATCCGCACGGCGCTCGAGGAGAACCGCCACGCCGTCGAGATCGATCCCGGCGTCGCCGATCGCGCGCGCCGGGCCGTGGAACGGATGCTCGCGATATGA
- a CDS encoding 8-amino-7-oxononanoate synthase codes for MAMLDRYETSLRGLARKDRLRTLRDRSGADFASNDYLGLARSTRMAEAVAAALAAGTPVGATGSRLLRGNDPEHEALEAKAAGFFGAERALFFGGGYVANFAVLTTLPQKGDLVVLDELIHASAHEGARAGRAEATDVAHNDANAVDDAIQDWRARGGAGQAWIVVESLYSMDGDRAPLGELAEVADRHDALLFVDEAHATGVYGPGGRGLALDLEGRDNVVVLHTCGKALGASGALVTAPAILCDYLVNRCRPFIYATAPSPLMAVAAATALDIVADEPDRRERLAGLVALSGKRAEDLGLPASGSQILPILVGGNARAMALAQALQSRGFDVRGIRPPTVPEGTARLRISLTLNVGEDDVSALFDALAEEWERPR; via the coding sequence ATGGCCATGCTCGACCGTTATGAGACCAGCCTGCGCGGGCTGGCCCGCAAGGACCGATTGCGGACGCTCCGCGACCGCTCCGGCGCCGATTTCGCCTCCAACGACTATCTTGGCCTGGCGCGATCGACACGCATGGCGGAGGCGGTCGCGGCGGCGCTGGCGGCCGGCACCCCGGTCGGGGCGACCGGCTCGCGGCTGCTGCGCGGCAACGATCCCGAGCACGAGGCGCTGGAAGCCAAGGCGGCCGGCTTCTTCGGCGCCGAGCGGGCGCTGTTCTTCGGCGGCGGCTATGTCGCCAATTTCGCGGTGCTGACGACCCTGCCGCAGAAGGGCGATCTGGTCGTGCTGGACGAGCTCATCCATGCCAGCGCGCATGAGGGAGCGCGGGCCGGCCGGGCCGAGGCGACGGACGTCGCGCACAACGATGCGAACGCCGTCGACGATGCGATCCAGGACTGGCGCGCGCGGGGCGGCGCCGGCCAGGCTTGGATCGTGGTCGAGAGCCTCTACAGCATGGACGGCGACCGGGCTCCGCTCGGCGAACTCGCCGAGGTGGCGGACCGCCACGACGCCCTCCTTTTCGTCGACGAGGCGCATGCCACCGGCGTCTATGGCCCGGGCGGGCGCGGCCTCGCGCTTGACCTCGAAGGCCGCGACAATGTCGTGGTGCTGCATACCTGCGGCAAGGCGCTCGGCGCCTCCGGCGCGCTGGTCACCGCGCCCGCGATCCTTTGCGACTATCTGGTCAACCGCTGCCGGCCCTTCATCTATGCCACCGCGCCCTCGCCTCTGATGGCGGTGGCGGCGGCGACCGCCCTCGACATCGTCGCCGACGAGCCGGATCGCCGCGAGCGGCTGGCGGGGCTGGTCGCGCTCTCCGGCAAACGGGCCGAGGACCTCGGCCTGCCCGCGAGCGGCTCGCAGATCCTGCCGATCCTCGTGGGCGGCAATGCCCGCGCCATGGCGCTGGCGCAGGCGCTGCAGTCGCGCGGGTTCGACGTGCGCGGTATCCGCCCGCCAACTGTGCCCGAGGGGACGGCAAGGCTGCGCATTTCGCTGACGCTGAATGTCGGGGAGGACGACGTCTCGGCCCTGTTCGATGCTCTTGCCGAAGAATGGGAACGCCCGCGGTGA
- a CDS encoding ABC transporter permease, translating into MRFERREHRPVALVIATPLIAIAAALAIAGVLIAIAGAPVLEAYWRILVGAFGSRLSATETLTRATPLILTGLAAAVAFRARLWNIGAEGQLYLGAIAAAWAGSHLFGSWPSIVQIPLLLLFGAVAGMILLLVPLWLRLRFSVDEVVTTLLLNFVAVLFVSMLIDTVLKDPTAFGWPQSQSVSDAAMLPKLLARSRLHLGLVIAIVLAFVLAFVQSRTVFGMQSRAAGINPQGAAFAGVPLGRTLVAVACISGGLAGLAGAVEVMGVQGYVTTNLSPGYGYSGIVVAMLANLSPLGVVLAGLFTATMFVGADGMSRSLGIPSYIADVIVALSLLSMLVAVFFTQYGIRR; encoded by the coding sequence ATGCGGTTTGAACGGCGGGAACACCGCCCGGTCGCGCTCGTCATCGCGACGCCGCTGATCGCGATCGCCGCGGCTCTCGCCATTGCGGGTGTCCTGATCGCCATTGCCGGCGCGCCGGTCCTCGAAGCTTATTGGCGCATTCTGGTGGGCGCTTTCGGCTCGCGCCTGTCGGCGACCGAGACGCTGACCCGAGCGACCCCCTTGATCCTCACCGGATTGGCCGCAGCCGTCGCCTTCCGCGCTCGGCTCTGGAACATTGGCGCGGAGGGGCAGCTCTATCTCGGCGCCATCGCCGCCGCCTGGGCGGGTTCGCATCTCTTCGGCTCCTGGCCTTCGATCGTGCAGATTCCGCTGCTGCTCCTCTTCGGCGCCGTCGCCGGCATGATCCTTCTGCTCGTGCCGCTTTGGCTGAGGCTGCGCTTCTCCGTCGACGAGGTCGTGACGACCCTGCTCCTCAATTTCGTCGCCGTGCTCTTTGTGTCGATGCTGATCGACACGGTCCTCAAGGATCCCACGGCCTTCGGCTGGCCCCAGTCGCAATCGGTATCCGATGCCGCCATGCTGCCGAAGCTGCTGGCCCGGTCGCGGCTCCATCTCGGCCTGGTGATTGCGATCGTGCTGGCGTTCGTCCTCGCCTTCGTCCAGTCGCGCACGGTGTTCGGCATGCAATCGCGCGCCGCCGGCATCAACCCGCAGGGGGCCGCCTTCGCCGGCGTGCCGCTCGGCAGGACCCTCGTGGCGGTCGCCTGCATCTCCGGCGGCCTTGCCGGCCTTGCCGGCGCGGTCGAGGTCATGGGCGTCCAGGGCTATGTCACGACCAACCTCTCGCCTGGCTACGGCTATTCCGGCATCGTGGTCGCCATGCTGGCCAATCTCAGCCCGCTCGGCGTCGTGCTGGCGGGACTGTTCACGGCGACCATGTTCGTCGGAGCGGACGGCATGAGCCGAAGCCTCGGCATTCCGAGCTACATCGCCGACGTGATCGTGGCGCTGTCGCTGCTGTCCATGCTGGTCGCCGTCTTCTTCACCCAATACGGGATCCGTCGATGA
- a CDS encoding L-aspartate oxidase, translated as MTARDLHGRPVIIGGGIAGLMTALHLAPEPVVLITSSPLEGPSSSILAQGGVAASLARDDSPDLHLADTLAAGDGLCDEAAVKRVVEAAPQAIDHLARLGVAFDRAPDGAFRLGLEAAHSRRRIVHAGGDSTGRELVRALVAGVRRTPSIAVLEGVDVRRLLVEDGEITGVLAVGNNEAISLSTGRVVLATGGIGGLFDHTTNPLGSFGQGLALAARAGAELADLEFVQFHPTALDGPRRPMPLVSEAVRGEGAVLVDERGRRFLADTPGAELAPRDVVARGVWRQLAAGHRVFLDTRQCLGPRFAERFPAIARLCRDAGIDPAVEPIPVRPAAHYHMGGVAVDADGRSSLRGLWACGEVARTGLHGANRLASNSLIEAATSAAWTAASVAAASPGASRRPMPAIVPARPDVSRIRPIASQALGIERDGETLREAARLLTPLATGDDATSDPALVALMITVAALRREESRGSHLRTDFPGRDAEPRSPRLTIDETFQAAAALADTPSAAEARLDRSA; from the coding sequence ATGACCGCGCGCGACCTCCATGGCCGGCCGGTCATCATCGGCGGCGGTATCGCGGGGCTGATGACGGCGCTGCATCTGGCCCCGGAACCGGTCGTCCTCATCACAAGCTCGCCCTTGGAGGGGCCCTCCTCCAGCATCCTCGCCCAGGGCGGCGTTGCCGCGAGCCTCGCCCGCGACGACAGCCCGGACCTGCATCTCGCCGATACGCTGGCGGCCGGCGACGGGCTCTGCGACGAGGCGGCGGTAAAGCGCGTCGTCGAAGCGGCGCCGCAGGCGATCGACCATCTAGCGCGGCTCGGCGTCGCCTTCGACCGCGCCCCCGACGGCGCGTTTCGGCTCGGGCTCGAAGCCGCGCATTCGCGTCGGCGGATCGTCCACGCCGGTGGCGACAGCACCGGCCGCGAGTTGGTCCGCGCGCTCGTTGCGGGGGTTAGACGAACACCCTCGATCGCGGTTCTCGAAGGCGTCGACGTGCGGCGCCTGCTCGTCGAGGACGGCGAGATCACCGGCGTGCTCGCCGTCGGCAACAACGAGGCGATCTCGCTTTCGACCGGCCGCGTGGTGCTTGCGACCGGCGGCATAGGCGGCCTTTTCGACCATACGACCAACCCGCTCGGCTCGTTTGGGCAGGGTCTGGCGCTTGCCGCGCGCGCCGGCGCGGAACTGGCCGATCTCGAATTCGTCCAGTTCCACCCGACCGCGCTCGACGGTCCGAGGCGTCCGATGCCGTTGGTCAGCGAAGCGGTGCGCGGCGAAGGCGCGGTTCTCGTCGACGAACGCGGCCGGCGCTTCCTCGCCGACACGCCGGGCGCAGAACTCGCGCCGCGCGACGTCGTGGCGCGTGGCGTGTGGCGCCAGCTCGCCGCCGGGCATCGCGTGTTCCTCGACACACGCCAGTGTCTCGGGCCGCGATTTGCCGAGCGCTTCCCGGCGATCGCCCGGCTCTGCCGCGACGCCGGCATCGATCCCGCCGTCGAGCCGATCCCCGTGCGTCCCGCCGCCCATTATCACATGGGCGGCGTGGCGGTGGACGCCGACGGCCGCAGCTCGCTGCGCGGCCTCTGGGCCTGCGGCGAGGTCGCCCGCACCGGGCTGCATGGGGCCAACCGCCTCGCCAGCAACTCGCTCATCGAGGCGGCGACATCAGCCGCATGGACCGCCGCGAGCGTTGCCGCAGCGTCGCCGGGCGCGTCGAGACGGCCGATGCCAGCGATCGTGCCGGCGCGACCCGACGTCTCGCGGATCCGCCCGATCGCCTCGCAAGCGCTCGGCATCGAGCGGGACGGCGAGACGCTGCGCGAGGCCGCGAGGCTTCTGACGCCGCTCGCCACCGGTGACGATGCCACGTCGGACCCCGCCCTGGTCGCGCTGATGATCACCGTTGCCGCCCTGCGTCGCGAGGAGAGCCGGGGCTCGCACCTCCGCACCGATTTCCCCGGGCGCGATGCAGAGCCGCGATCGCCGCGACTGACGATCGACGAGACATTCCAGGCCGCGGCAGCCCTTGCCGACACCCCATCCGCCGCCGAGGCGCGGCTCGACCGGAGCGCTTGA